In Actinomycetota bacterium, the sequence GGGCGCCTTCGCGCTCGCCGGCGCGCTCGCCGGGGTCGCGGCGGTGTTCTGGCTGATGCGTGGCGGGCGGGCCCAGCCCGACCTCGGGCAGACGCCGATGCTGAAGGGGGTGCTGGCGGCGATCATCGGTGGCCTCGGCAGCCTGCCCGGGGCGGTGATCGGCGGGCTCGTGCTCGGTCTGGCCGAGGTGCTCCTGCGCTCGTGGCTGCCGACCGACATCTCCGGGCTGACCGACGGCTTCGTGTTCTTGCTCATCGCGCTGCTGTTCATCTTCCGCCCGGAGGGCATCGTGCGCGTCGGCCACGCGGAGCGGGTGTGACGAAGGTCGATCCCGTACGGCGCGTCGTGGCACCCACGGCGTCGGCGATCGTGATCTTCGCCGTGCTGGTCGGTGGAGGGTTGCTCTACGCGGCCGGCGGCGGTGCATCACGTGATGCGCTCGTCACCCAGGGCCTGATCAACGCGGTGATGGTCGTCGGCCTCCAGATCTACATCGGCAACACGGGGATCCTCTCCTTCGGCCACATGGGCTTCGCCTCCATCGCCGGCTACGCCTTCGCCGTCACGGCGATCTCACCGGATCGCAAGCAGCGGGTGATCCCCGACGCGCCGTTCGGTCTCGGCGACGTCCACCTGACGCCGCTCCAGGCGACGCTCGTCGCGGTGGTCGTCACGGTGGCCGTCGGAGCGCTAGTCGGGCTCGGCCTGGCGCGGTCCGGCGCGAAGTCCGGCGCGGTCTCGGCGACCGTGATCACCCTCGCGTTGCTGTTCATGACGCACGAGGTGGCGATCAACTGGACAGAGCTCACCGGTGGCGACCGCGCTGGGTTGACCTTCACCGTCGGCCAGACGCTGCAAGGGCGGGGGTGGATCTACCTCGCGCTCGTCTGCTCGCTCGTCGCCGCCGCGGTGTTCAAGGCGAGCAACACGGGTCGTTTGGCGCAGGCGTCGCGCGAGGACGACCTCGCCGCGCGCGCCGTCGGCATCAACCCGGTGTGGCCGCAGATGGCCGCGCTGCTGCTCTCGGTGGCGGTCGTCGCGGTCGCCGCGTCGCTGCGCGTGTACCAACTCGGCACGATCACGCCGAAGTTCTTCTTCTTCGAGTACACGCTGCTCACGCTCGTGATGCTGATCGTCGGCGGTCGCAACAGCCTGACCGGGGCGATGGCCGGCGTCGCGCTGATGACGGCAGGCAACGAAGTGACGCGCTACCTCGCCGGACCCGACGTCGACGTCACCGGGCTCGGATGGCTGCTGCGTGACGGGCTCAGCCAGATCTTCCTCGGCGGGGCGATGCTCGGGTTCATGATCCTGCGCCCGGGCGGCCTGCTCGGCGACTGGGAGCTCGACCGGTGGGCGCTGCGCAGGTTCCGCACGCGCCGTGAGACCGCGCCGCCGGCCGCGGCCCCGGTGGCCACGCCGAGCCCGGAGCACGTCTCGGCCGCCGAGATCGAGGTCACGTTCGGCGGTTTCCGCGTGCTCGACCGTGCGTATCTGGACGCGTCCAACCACGAGGTGGTCGGCATCATCGGGCCGAACGGTGCTGGTAAGACGACGCTGCTCAACGTGATCACCGGGATCGTCGCCGCGAACGAGGGTCGGGTCACCCTCGACGGGGTCGACCTGACGAACACCTCCACCTACCGCATCGCCCGCGCCGGCCTGGTGCGCACGTTCCAGAACCTGCGTCTCTATCCGGCGCTGACGGTGCGCGAGAACGTCGAGACCGCGGCGATCGTTGCCGGACGCCATCGTCGCCAGCGCTCGCGCGCCGACGTCGACGCGCTCCTCGTGCGGGTCGGGTTGTGGGACGTGCGTGAGCGGCGGGCGCGTGAGCTGGACTACGGCACGTCTCGCCGCCTGGAGCTGGCGAGAGCTGCGGCCAGCGCACCGTCGTTCCTGCTGCTCGACGAGCCGACGAGCGGGATGAGCGACACCGAGTCGCTGGGGATGATCGCGCTGGTGCGCGACACGGCCGCGGCCGTCGGCGCGGGAGTGATCGTCATCGACCACGACCTTGGCTTCATCACCGGGATCTGCGACCGCATCTACTGCCTCGACCAGGGCGAGGTGATCGCGGTCGGTGACCCGGGCGCGATCCAGGCGGATCCCCGCGTGCAAGCTGCATACCTGGGTACTGCTGCCCCCTCGGCCGGGGTCGACGCCTAGAGGTCGTCGACCGAGCGCAGCACCTCGCGCAACAGGTGGGCGAGCTCGTGGCGCTGCGTCTCGTCGAGGCGGTTGGTGACGGCGACCTCCTGGGCGTTGAAGCGTGGGTAGAGCCGCTCCAGCAGGGTGTCACCGGCCGCGGACAACCCGACGCGCACCAGGCGACGGTCGCTCTCGTGCGGGGCGCGGTGCAGCAAGCCGCGTGCTTCGAGCCGGGCGAGCACCCCGGTCAGCGTCCCCTTCGCGATGCCGCACTCGGCGGCGACATGACGGGTCTCCATCTCGCCCCAGATCCAGAGCACCCAGAGCACCTGGAACGAGGTCCACGACAGGTCGTCCTCGCGCAGCACGGTCTGCTCCATGTGGGTGCGCACCGCGTTCGCCACCCGGTAGACGTTGGAGATGGCCGCCAGCGCGCCGGTGTCGAGGCGCAGCTCGCGGACCCGGGCACGCACGTCCTCCTCGGCTCGCACCAGGTCGGTCGGATCGTCGCCAGGCGCACCGGACTGCGACGCTCTCGTCACCCCCGTCCCCTCTCCGTCGCGCCGAACGATACCCGCCTAGCATTCGGGGGTCGGGGTCGCCACACACCAGTCGCCACACACACCAGTCGCCACACACCACAGGTCGCACACACGACAGGTCGGAGACGCCTGTGCCCAAGTACGAGCACGTCGAGCACGGTGAGCACGCCGAGCACGGTGGCATCTTCGGCAGAAGCCTCGGCCGGCTCGTCGGTCGCGCCGCCCCGGCCGTGATGCGCAACATCGAGACCGAGGCGCTGGTCGAGTCGCTCGACGTCGACGCGATCGTCGACGCGCTCGACGTGGATGCGCTGATCGCCAGGGTCGACGTGAACCGCATCGCGGACCGCCTCGACCTGGACCTGCTGGTGAGTCGACTCGACGTGAACGCGATTGCCGACCGCCTCGACCTGGACCTGCTGGTGAGTCGGCTCGACGTGAACGCGATCGCGAACCGCCTCGACCTGGACGCGCTCGTCGACCGTCTCGACGTGAACCGCATCGCCGATCGCCTCGACCTCGACGCGCTCTTGTCCGAGATGGAGCTGATCCCGCTCATGAGCCGCGGCACCCAGGAGATGGCACTGTCGACGCTCGATCTCGCCCGTCGCCAACTCGTCCGTCTGGACGGCGCGGGCAGCGCGGTCGTCGACCGCGTGCTCGGTCGCAGCGGCGCCGATGCGGTGCTCGGACCGGCCGCTGCCCTGCAGAGCGACGCCCCGATCCCCGAGGGCTTGCCGACGCGGCGGGACGTGAGCGGCCACTTCGCCGGGCCGTTCAGCCGCCTCGTGTCCCACGCGCTCGACGCGTCCGCGTCGGTGGCCTTGTTCGGCCTGGCCGGGGCCGTGCTCGGGTTCTTCTACGACGCGATCACCCGCGACGAACGCCAGCTCACCATCGCGCCGTGGCTCGGGTGGACCCTGTTCGCGATCTGGGTCTTCCTGTGGTTCTGGCTGCCCCTCGCGGCTACCGGTCGCAGTCCGGCCAAGGCGTTGGTCGGCTTGCGCGTGCTGCGCGGCGACGGCACGCGTATCGGCCCCTGGCGCGCCTTGGTGCGTGTGCTCTGCCTGCCGTGGTCGATGGCGTTACTCGGCCTAGGTCTGTTCGGCATCGTCCTCGGTCGTCGCCGGCGGGCCATGCACGACGTGATCGCCGACACGGTGGTGGTGTACGACTGGGGTACTCGCCGGGCCGAGCAGCCGGTGCCGCTGCGTGCCCGCCTGGCGGCCCGGCGCAGTGCCGAGGAGTCGGTGGCTGCGGCGTCGACGACGTGACTTGGATCGGCGCGCCGCGGGCCCTACGTAGCACGGTGGCTGTACGCGCGCCGGCGCCGGTGCCAGACTGCGCGTCATGGACGCCGATGCGCCCGACGGA encodes:
- a CDS encoding branched-chain amino acid ABC transporter ATP-binding protein/permease, whose translation is MAPTASAIVIFAVLVGGGLLYAAGGGASRDALVTQGLINAVMVVGLQIYIGNTGILSFGHMGFASIAGYAFAVTAISPDRKQRVIPDAPFGLGDVHLTPLQATLVAVVVTVAVGALVGLGLARSGAKSGAVSATVITLALLFMTHEVAINWTELTGGDRAGLTFTVGQTLQGRGWIYLALVCSLVAAAVFKASNTGRLAQASREDDLAARAVGINPVWPQMAALLLSVAVVAVAASLRVYQLGTITPKFFFFEYTLLTLVMLIVGGRNSLTGAMAGVALMTAGNEVTRYLAGPDVDVTGLGWLLRDGLSQIFLGGAMLGFMILRPGGLLGDWELDRWALRRFRTRRETAPPAAAPVATPSPEHVSAAEIEVTFGGFRVLDRAYLDASNHEVVGIIGPNGAGKTTLLNVITGIVAANEGRVTLDGVDLTNTSTYRIARAGLVRTFQNLRLYPALTVRENVETAAIVAGRHRRQRSRADVDALLVRVGLWDVRERRARELDYGTSRRLELARAAASAPSFLLLDEPTSGMSDTESLGMIALVRDTAAAVGAGVIVIDHDLGFITGICDRIYCLDQGEVIAVGDPGAIQADPRVQAAYLGTAAPSAGVDA
- a CDS encoding MarR family transcriptional regulator, whose product is MVRAEEDVRARVRELRLDTGALAAISNVYRVANAVRTHMEQTVLREDDLSWTSFQVLWVLWIWGEMETRHVAAECGIAKGTLTGVLARLEARGLLHRAPHESDRRLVRVGLSAAGDTLLERLYPRFNAQEVAVTNRLDETQRHELAHLLREVLRSVDDL
- a CDS encoding RDD family protein, producing MPKYEHVEHGEHAEHGGIFGRSLGRLVGRAAPAVMRNIETEALVESLDVDAIVDALDVDALIARVDVNRIADRLDLDLLVSRLDVNAIADRLDLDLLVSRLDVNAIANRLDLDALVDRLDVNRIADRLDLDALLSEMELIPLMSRGTQEMALSTLDLARRQLVRLDGAGSAVVDRVLGRSGADAVLGPAAALQSDAPIPEGLPTRRDVSGHFAGPFSRLVSHALDASASVALFGLAGAVLGFFYDAITRDERQLTIAPWLGWTLFAIWVFLWFWLPLAATGRSPAKALVGLRVLRGDGTRIGPWRALVRVLCLPWSMALLGLGLFGIVLGRRRRAMHDVIADTVVVYDWGTRRAEQPVPLRARLAARRSAEESVAAASTT